A region of Hydrogenimonas cancrithermarum DNA encodes the following proteins:
- a CDS encoding acylneuraminate cytidylyltransferase family protein, translated as MTNKPLCTICARGGSKGVKDKNIRPLKGKPLIAHTIEQAIESGIFDHIVISTDSDAIAEVAVKYGAEVFFKRSPELASDTAGKLDVIKDAFMRSEAHYGIRFDALVDLDATSPLRDASDIVNAYNMFVENDYENLITAMPSRRSPYFNLVERTSDGKVKLSKTLDKAVLRRQDAPKTYDMNASIYIWKREALLNNETLFLEKTGLYVMPEERSIDVDTELDFEFVEFLMRKKDAER; from the coding sequence ATGACCAATAAACCTCTCTGCACCATCTGCGCTCGGGGTGGCTCAAAAGGTGTCAAAGACAAAAACATCCGTCCACTGAAAGGCAAACCCCTGATCGCCCATACTATCGAGCAGGCAATCGAAAGCGGCATTTTCGATCATATCGTCATAAGTACCGATTCGGACGCCATCGCCGAAGTCGCCGTCAAATACGGTGCCGAAGTCTTTTTCAAGAGATCTCCGGAACTGGCGAGCGATACGGCCGGAAAATTGGATGTCATCAAAGACGCTTTTATGCGTTCCGAAGCGCACTACGGCATTCGATTCGATGCGCTCGTCGATCTCGATGCCACATCACCGCTTCGGGATGCTTCCGATATCGTCAATGCCTATAACATGTTCGTCGAAAACGACTATGAAAACCTCATAACCGCCATGCCTTCACGAAGAAGCCCCTATTTCAATCTCGTAGAGAGGACATCCGACGGAAAAGTCAAACTCTCCAAAACACTCGACAAAGCGGTACTGAGGCGGCAGGACGCTCCCAAAACCTACGACATGAATGCATCCATCTATATCTGGAAGAGAGAGGCTCTGCTCAACAACGAGACGCTTTTCCTGGAAAAGACGGGGCTGTACGTTATGCCGGAGGAGAGGTCGATCGATGTAGATACGGAACTCGACTTCGAATTCGTCGAATTTTTGATGAGGAAAAAAGATGCTGAAAGATAA
- a CDS encoding oxidoreductase, with product MLKDNVVVITGGAGLIGQEFVKAVVENEGTAIIADIDPARANEVKTELCEMYGTDRIDAVEMDITSKESLQKCLDYLSKKHGRIDALVNNAYPRNKNYGRHFFDVEYQDFVQNVGLNLGGYFLTSQQFANYFKRQGYGNIVNISSIYGVIPPKFEIYENTKMTMPVEYAAIKSALIHLTKYMAKYFKGLNIRVNAISPGGILDNQPEPFLQAYKEQCLSKGMLEKSDLKGTLIYLLSDMSRYVNGQNIVVDDGFSL from the coding sequence ATGCTGAAAGATAATGTCGTCGTCATTACCGGAGGAGCCGGACTCATCGGACAGGAGTTCGTCAAAGCCGTCGTCGAAAACGAAGGAACGGCCATCATCGCCGACATCGATCCTGCGAGGGCTAACGAGGTCAAAACCGAACTCTGTGAAATGTACGGAACAGATAGAATCGATGCCGTCGAAATGGATATCACATCCAAAGAATCACTGCAAAAGTGTCTGGACTATCTCTCGAAAAAACATGGCAGAATCGACGCTCTCGTCAACAACGCCTACCCGAGGAATAAAAACTACGGCCGCCACTTTTTCGATGTAGAGTATCAGGACTTTGTACAAAATGTGGGGCTCAATCTCGGAGGATACTTTCTCACCTCTCAGCAGTTCGCCAACTATTTCAAACGGCAAGGATATGGAAATATCGTCAACATATCCTCCATCTACGGAGTCATTCCCCCGAAATTCGAGATTTACGAAAATACGAAGATGACGATGCCGGTGGAGTACGCAGCCATCAAATCCGCCCTGATACACTTGACGAAGTACATGGCGAAGTATTTCAAAGGGCTGAACATCCGGGTCAACGCCATCAGCCCGGGAGGGATACTGGACAACCAGCCGGAACCTTTTCTCCAAGCCTACAAAGAGCAGTGCCTTTCCAAGGGCATGCTGGAAAAGAGTGACCTGAAAGGCACACTGATCTATCTGCTGAGCGATATGAGCAGGTACGTCAACGGACAGAACATCGTCGTGG